The following are from one region of the Actinoplanes sp. L3-i22 genome:
- a CDS encoding sensor histidine kinase has translation MKVHESVRWVGRWLRRGVAGVLRGGASIGLALTNIGLLAMTLVALAMTPVPYLGLALVPWTMTLVRMRTDLERRRASTIGVLVSRPYHPRPPGLVAGGWQHFRWTVTDPATWRDLAWLGPGALVGLGLGLIDTLITLYGLMGVTLIPVWIWLGTGWFGYGVTWSAGNWTDALFCLPQGAVVLAVALSVAPWLRRVDALFARLFLAPTRSTQLRLRVTQLTATRADTVDAQAAELRRIERDLHDGVQARLVSLSLIIGLADELIDHNPAGAHKLLAEARESSGTAMVELRHLVRGIHPPVLAERGLAGAVQALVLSLPLALTVEVDLPGRLDAPVEAAAYFAVAETLTNMIRHSRARTGSVSLRHTAGLLTMVVADDGAGAADPAAGTGLSGIQRRLAAFDGTITLSSPPGGPTVITMEVPCALSSPRTMPSSGTG, from the coding sequence GTGAAGGTCCACGAAAGCGTCCGATGGGTGGGCCGATGGCTCCGGCGGGGCGTGGCCGGCGTGCTGCGCGGTGGGGCCTCGATCGGCCTGGCCCTCACCAACATCGGTCTGCTGGCCATGACGCTGGTGGCGCTGGCCATGACGCCGGTGCCGTACCTCGGGCTGGCGCTGGTGCCCTGGACGATGACGCTGGTCCGGATGCGCACCGACCTGGAACGCCGGCGCGCCTCGACGATCGGGGTGCTGGTGTCCCGGCCGTACCATCCCCGGCCGCCCGGCCTCGTCGCCGGCGGATGGCAGCATTTCCGGTGGACCGTGACCGACCCGGCGACCTGGCGGGACCTGGCCTGGCTCGGGCCCGGCGCGCTGGTCGGCCTCGGTCTCGGCCTGATCGACACGCTGATCACACTGTACGGGCTGATGGGCGTCACGCTGATCCCGGTGTGGATCTGGCTCGGCACCGGTTGGTTCGGTTACGGCGTCACCTGGTCGGCCGGCAACTGGACGGACGCCCTGTTCTGTCTGCCGCAGGGCGCCGTGGTCCTGGCCGTCGCGCTGTCGGTGGCGCCGTGGCTGCGCCGGGTCGACGCCCTGTTCGCCCGGCTGTTCCTGGCCCCGACCCGGTCCACCCAGCTGCGGCTGCGGGTGACCCAGCTGACCGCCACGCGCGCCGACACCGTCGACGCCCAGGCCGCGGAGCTGCGCCGGATCGAACGGGACCTGCACGACGGCGTACAGGCGCGGCTGGTGTCGTTGAGTTTGATCATCGGGCTGGCCGACGAGCTCATCGACCACAACCCGGCCGGGGCGCACAAGCTGCTCGCCGAGGCCCGGGAGTCCAGCGGCACCGCGATGGTCGAGCTGCGGCACCTGGTCCGCGGCATCCACCCGCCGGTGCTGGCCGAACGGGGCCTGGCCGGCGCGGTCCAGGCCCTGGTGCTCAGCCTGCCGCTGGCGCTCACCGTCGAGGTCGACCTGCCGGGGCGGCTCGACGCGCCGGTGGAGGCCGCGGCCTACTTCGCGGTCGCCGAGACGCTGACCAACATGATCCGGCACAGCCGCGCCCGGACCGGTTCGGTGTCCCTGCGGCACACGGCCGGATTGTTGACGATGGTGGTCGCCGACGACGGCGCGGGGGCCGCCGATCCGGCCGCCGGCACCGGGCTCAGCGGCATCCAGCGACGTCTGGCAGCCTTCGATGGCACGATCACGCTGTCGAGCCCGCCCGGAGGTCCGACCGTCATCACCATGGAGGTGCCGTGCGCGCTGTCATCGCCGAGGACCATGCCCTCCTCCGGGACGGGCTGA
- a CDS encoding response regulator transcription factor produces MRAVIAEDHALLRDGLTRLLQAFEFEVVAVVDNGPALLPALTEHRPDVAVLDVRLPPTFTDEGLQAAIAARAVIPGLPVLMLSQHVEPLYARELLSSPHGGIGYLLKDRVSHVGEFVDAVRRVASGGTAMDPEVITQLLARREPLAVLTAREQEVLGEMAQGRSNAAIATKLCIAEKSVSKHINNILNKLDLPPSDDDNRRVLAVLAYLNS; encoded by the coding sequence GTGCGCGCTGTCATCGCCGAGGACCATGCCCTCCTCCGGGACGGGCTGACCCGGCTGCTGCAGGCCTTCGAGTTCGAGGTGGTCGCCGTGGTCGACAACGGCCCGGCACTGCTGCCCGCGCTGACCGAGCACCGGCCGGACGTGGCCGTGCTCGACGTCCGGCTCCCGCCGACCTTCACCGACGAGGGCCTGCAGGCGGCGATCGCGGCGCGGGCGGTGATCCCCGGCCTGCCGGTGCTGATGCTCTCCCAGCACGTCGAGCCGCTGTATGCCCGGGAGCTGCTCAGCTCGCCGCACGGCGGGATCGGTTACCTGCTCAAGGACCGGGTGTCGCACGTCGGCGAGTTCGTCGACGCGGTCCGCCGGGTGGCGAGCGGCGGCACCGCGATGGATCCGGAGGTGATAACCCAACTGCTCGCCCGCCGGGAGCCGCTGGCCGTGCTCACCGCCCGGGAGCAGGAGGTGCTCGGCGAGATGGCGCAGGGCCGGTCGAACGCCGCGATCGCCACGAAGCTGTGCATCGCCGAGAAGTCGGTGAGCAAACACATCAACAACATCCTCAACAAACTCGACCTGCCGCCGTCCGACGACGACAACCGGCGGGTCCTGGCCGTCCTCGCCTACCTCAATTCCTGA
- a CDS encoding TetR/AcrR family transcriptional regulator: MADPRDELLARILDFAARDGLADRSLREIASGAGTSHRMLLYHFGSREGLLAAVVGAMEERQRAAMTALAESVSEPAELMTGVWRAVSSPEARPFVRLFFELLAARPAAPGTGGLTAGWLADAAKAGERLGVTTDPAMLRLGVAVSRGLLIDLLAGDDPGEVDAAHDLFVRLAGRGDAH, from the coding sequence ATGGCCGACCCTCGCGATGAGCTGCTGGCCCGGATCCTCGACTTCGCGGCGCGCGACGGGCTGGCCGATCGGAGTTTGCGGGAGATCGCGAGCGGGGCCGGGACCAGCCACCGGATGCTGCTGTACCACTTCGGCTCGCGGGAGGGGCTGCTCGCCGCCGTGGTCGGGGCGATGGAAGAGCGGCAGCGGGCCGCGATGACCGCGCTGGCCGAGTCCGTGTCCGAGCCCGCCGAGCTGATGACCGGGGTCTGGCGGGCCGTCTCCAGTCCCGAGGCCCGGCCGTTCGTGCGGCTGTTCTTCGAGCTGCTGGCCGCCCGTCCGGCGGCGCCCGGGACGGGTGGACTGACCGCGGGCTGGCTGGCCGACGCGGCGAAGGCGGGCGAGCGGCTCGGGGTCACGACCGACCCGGCGATGCTGCGGCTGGGGGTCGCGGTCAGCCGGGGCCTGCTGATCGACCTGCTCGCCGGGGACGATCCCGGCGAGGTGGACGCGGCCCACGACCTGTTCGTCCGGCTGGCCGGCCGGGGCGATGCCCACTGA
- a CDS encoding PilZ domain-containing protein, with translation MIAAVSAITDLPVTGTPMFLVLDAGVNVRSRLESVDGDIFTVAAPLETVGPAAPGPGHQLDVFWAPPRTRVVLPARLVAISDEAPFRWVLAPAGPARQSNRREFVRGGGGAAVRLTRGDQGIDGALLDISEGGLRCWIDEPAVLTPGDELRAAVSLGAVGEVEVTGRILTVREAPHGDPGQHVVLTFDTGEGLARMIRLYVMTWEIDERRRRQEADAGRP, from the coding sequence ATGATCGCTGCGGTCTCCGCCATCACCGACCTGCCCGTCACCGGCACGCCGATGTTCCTCGTGCTCGATGCGGGAGTGAACGTCCGCTCGCGTCTGGAGTCGGTCGACGGCGACATCTTCACGGTTGCCGCTCCGCTCGAGACCGTCGGGCCGGCCGCGCCCGGCCCCGGCCACCAGCTCGACGTCTTCTGGGCGCCGCCCCGGACCCGCGTCGTGCTGCCTGCCCGGCTGGTCGCGATCTCCGACGAGGCCCCGTTCCGCTGGGTCCTGGCGCCGGCCGGGCCCGCGCGCCAGAGCAACCGCCGTGAGTTCGTCCGTGGCGGCGGTGGCGCCGCGGTCCGCCTCACCCGCGGCGACCAGGGCATCGACGGCGCCCTGCTGGACATCAGCGAGGGTGGCCTGCGGTGCTGGATCGACGAGCCGGCGGTGCTGACCCCGGGCGACGAGCTGCGGGCCGCGGTGTCGCTCGGGGCGGTCGGCGAGGTCGAGGTGACCGGCCGGATCCTGACGGTTCGCGAGGCTCCGCACGGTGACCCGGGTCAGCACGTGGTGCTCACCTTCGACACCGGGGAAGGCCTGGCCCGGATGATCCGGCTCTACGTGATGACCTGGGAGATCGACGAGCGCCGCCGCCGGCAGGAGGCCGACGCCGGGCGGCCGTGA